tggacagtttagagttaccaattaacctgagtaatccagagtacctggagaaaactcaggtatgcacagggagaacatgcaaactccatgcagaaagatcccatgaAGACCGGGATGcgaacctgggatcttctagttgcacGTTGAAAGTGCGAaacaccgagccactgtgcagcccctcacATGAACATACTTTCTAAAAAAAGATTTCTATCCCattgttgcatctttttatagGTTTGTCTCAAAGTCACCTCCAATCAAAGGGAATTtggttaaagacaaaaaatgtgaaaatgcattcCTTTAAACAAGATCAACTTTAAACAAGTCTTTTAATCCTCAACatccccaaaacccaccaggaGAGGCACATTATcttaaaaattatgtttaaaaaattgacaaaatcacaccatttgtcaatcagaaactgtaaaaacagtaagaATCTTTGGATTTGCAATTATTGAACGGTTTTTGAACTATGTACTGTGAACTTCCAAATATTAACCAAATCttagcttaaaattgtgaatCTCTTAACTCtatatatcttgttttttttttgtttttttttaaagcctctAGTATGTAATGTCACAGTTATTTTCTCAGTTATTGTTAACACTTGTTggcacttaaaaaaaatgttgtatatgttGATTAGTTTGTTTAAACttttctaaattaaatatttgaagGAATTCAACTTTGTTTTCGATGATTTCTGGCAATGTTTGTGCAAGTTCTCTGTGCTTCTATCCAGGGTTGTGCTGTTTTAATAGAAGGGCAGCACTTTACATGGCAGTTACAGAAGAAAAAGATGCACAGAAACTGGTTTCTGCTCCAAAAGACAAACGCTAAAGTGCTGGTGTGTCGTGTTCCTTCCAGGGTTGTAGCTGTTCCCTGGCAGCTATCTGGCAAACTGACTTCTTACATTGTACTTTGTTTGAGCTTCTGTTTGTCTCGAGCTTGAAAACCTGCTGAAACGTGTTTCCACTGTGAATTCTGTCAAACTGCCGTCTTCCAGCGTGTTCAGACCTGACGTTAAATATACAGCAGAGTGAGGTGGTGTGATTTAAAGTGCAGAtgacacactgacagacaggagACACTTTGTCCCAGAGCCAGACTCCAAGTAAACAAAGGAGTGCTGCTAAGTTTGTGTTGTGGAGACAAAGCAATGGAGACCTCTAGTGGTGAAGAGGCCTCCTCAATACTACACTGCATACACTGATGGACAACTGcaggttttgttttaaatctctGAATAGCATGATCCCAGAGTGGATAAAAAAGACGAGGTGGggtacaaacatttttttttttttttttttgtggttaaaCTTCCTCACTTGCTCCTCCTTTCATGCACAGCCTAATTCATTTCTGTAGTGGCAAAAATAATTCAGCAGCTCCATCTTGTGGCAACTTAGCAgactgaacaaaacaagactcaTCAGTGTCGGTTTGAACTTTCATAGTCACCGTGAGAATTCATCTACTAGCCTCACATCTGTACTATAAGGTACATCCATTATTACTAAAAAGatttaaagatgtatataatatgtcaatcaatcaatcaatcaatcaatcaaactttatttatataacacttCTCATAcaattaaaagttttgttttattcttgtttttgatcatttttttattatatagtttttaattattgttatcGATTTTTATGCCTCTAAAAAGTGTCCTGGGTtccttttacaacattttaaaacattaaaaaaatagaaaacccgtccctcccaccctccatatatacatatacacacacacccacacacacccacacacacccacacacacacacacacacacacacacacacacacacacacacacacacccacacacacacacacacacactctctcaccgctgacagtagggagacatggcatagCACTGAGGATCATGGAAAACACCTGGAGCCCATcagacagggggacccccacaccgaggtggggagccccccaACCAGCCAGCTGAAGGGACTcatggacagcacccccagcagcagaccaGATACTGCCtccagtgtggaggacccccctgaggaaacactggagttcAAACTTTAAAGTACAAGATAGAATAAAAGGCCTGATGTAAGataagtaaaataaagtgaaaagttaaagcagtaaaaatacagaacattataaataaataaggataaGAAGAATTTAAAAGGTCAGTTAAAAGAATGATTAAAAAGTGCatctttaaccttcttttaaaaacatcgaCAGcctctgcagtcctgaggttctcCAGCAGGCTGTTCCACAGGCGGAGGCCATAGTGACTAAATGCCCCTAACCGTGGGTTTTAGTTCTGGCTTTTGGTGTAAATAAAAGGCTGCTGCCGGAGGACCTCAGGTTCCATGAAGGTCAATAAGGTAAAAGcagatcagataaataagaaggcgcaaggcatttaaaaaaaacaaaaaagacatttaaaaactagtAAAAGAACCTGAATCAGACGAGGAGCCAATGCTtttaaaactggtgtaatgtGTTCCTGCCCTCTGGTCCTCGTCAGCACGTGTGCGGCAGTTTTGCAGTAAttgtagatttaaaatactctttttaGGAAGACCAGAAAGCAACATGtagatgtaatattttattatcatgtgtgatattgCTGACCATCTCAGACTAAGCACCAGCGTTACTTTTGTTGAGCATGTTCGCTTTTTGAGAAAAATCAACTTGTCCACATAGCTGATTGCACAGTTGAGTGTCCTCACTCAttgctttttgagatattaTGGTAacatctatctagctatctatctatctatctatctgtctatctatctgtctatctatctatctatctgtctgtctgtctgtctgtctgtctgtctgtctatctatctatctatctatctatctatctatctatctatctatctatctatctatctatctatctatctatctatctatctatctatctatctatctatctatctatctacctatctatctatctatctatctatctatctatctatctatctgtctatctatctatctatctgtctgtctatctatctatctgtctatctatctatctatctatctatctaaaaaaatgtctttcacaAGTACTTTAATTTTCCTTTAAGCAAATGTTGAAACTTATGTAAATGTCTGGAACAGTGTATGTGAACGTCTTTCTTTTATATATCTGAGCTGTTTTTATTCTATGTACTatgacacaataacaaaagTGATCTTGAATCTTTACAATTCTATTTAGAAAGAATTACTTACTCTAGAATGATTTGGATGACTttgtagttcagctgaaagACTCCGTTTGGAAACTTTCTCATATATGATAATACTACTGTACCAGAGGCATCTGAGACACTTGCTTGCCTTAGATAGCATTAGAATGTGGTTTTGCACTCATCATTCAGAGCTTTATGGTGCTGATTCAAATGGTCAAATGAATTATAAACTATGCTGCCTCATTTGGTTGAAGGAACTGCAAGACACTGCACACAGAATTTAttcttttagcatttttgtaACTGAAATAGTTTCTTACAACTAATAGTGTTCCTTTTTTGTAACCAAATCTTCCTGTTACTTCCCTGTTCTTTGCAGGGGGCTCCTGCCTGGGTTTCTTATTACCACATTTCCCATGGTGAGAGGTTTTACTGATTCTAACAAGGTTGCTGATGTCATGAACGAACTTCTCACTGTACCGGGCACGAAACAGTACTGAGCACTAATTACTGAAATACTGTCCTTACATGTAATTCTAGGACAAATATACTTTGCAGGGACATTTCCATCTTCAACCAGTTACACACCACAACAGTTCTGAgtcacttgtttttatttatttatttttattctactCCAGACATCTTGATAGGTTATTgttttacacacaaaacacagattaCAATTTTCTAGTTCTAATATACATCAgtataattcaattcaattctatttatatagcgccaattacaggtcagattgtctcaagacgctttacagaacccatatgcctgaaccctcAGAACAAGCTCTAAGGCGACAGTAGCAAGAAAAAACTCTCTTTTAACAGAAAGAAACCTtgagtatatatatatgataaagTTTTAAAAGACTTCACATCTCCACCAGCTTAAGcaataaaacatcacaaacatgtAAGTTAACACGCATGAGTTATAACTCAGCCAATGCAGCATGCCCCTACTTCTTTACCATGACAACCtgtttgcagttttacaaaatACAAGTTATGATTATTTCATTAGATATGGATCTatataactacaaaaaaaaattacaacagcTTGCACTGAATATGTTTGCAGCCCAAAGTATTAATCAGACAAATGCACGAGACTCAGACTGCAGCATCAGTCCACCCAGGAGGGAGGCAACAAACAGTGTGACAGTGATGACAACAACAGAATGCATTGTTATAgctttccatatttgtctcttCCTGAATATACACAGAGTTGCACAAAGTAGCACAAATCTGTCATGcaaagacagagggagaaaacATCCTCAAAAATCGACAGCAAAACCTTaagagaaaatatttctgtcacATATTGGCCATACAGGAGCTGCAGTGTCTGAAAAGTGAGAACGAGTTTTCTGCCCTTGCACACCAATGACAGAACAGGACATAGATCACAGGGTTTAAACACGACTTAAACACAACAGAAGATGGAAACGACCTGTTGAGAAAATTGCACAGTGATTCAAGCAGTGAAACAAAACACGAGAGCAATTACGCACCTGAAATAACTAAATCATTGCATGACAGGTTTCATTTCAGCATCTCTGCAGTATGTTGGCCTCACAAGAGTCAGGCTTCAAAATCTGCAGGGTGACAATGAGCTTAATGGCTTTCCTAAACCAGGGGTAAAACAGGGCATAGATCAGTGGATTCAAACAGGAGCTACAGttgaacagaaagaaaaaaactgaaacggTGAAAAATGCGCTGCCCCCCACAAGCATGATGAAGTAATACGGGCAGAAACACATTAGAAACACAAATACAACTATACCCAGAATCCCGGCTGCTTTCAACTCTGATTTTTTTGATGACAAATTCATTGAAGGCTGGAGTGTGACGGCTGCAGTGTGAGAGCGCATGGCACGAGCCTGAGACACAGCCACCACAAATACTCTCATATATAGAAATATGATGGCTGCAACTGGAAGAATGAAGGTGACAATAAAGTCAACAGTTCCCCCAATGAGGTCAATGTTAATTATACACTCTCCATAGCAGGAGTTGCCGATTTGAGTCTTTAAGAATAAAATGTTGTAGAGACCAGAAAATAGCCAACACAGACAAACCCAGAGTTTAACTCTCCCCTCTGTAATTCTGGTGTGATAATGCAGAGGGTCACAAATAGCCACATAACGGTCAACTGATATCAGCACCATGTCTCCTACTGAGGCAGAAGTGATGACAAATCCTGTGTAATGATACATAGAACATGCAATGTTACCAAGAAACCAGCAGGCTTTCTGTACCAAGATTTCAAACTGAATTATCACGAGACCAACGACAAAGTCTGAGACggccagagagaggaggaggatgttaGTTGGTGTGTGCAGCTGCCTGGAGGGAGACAGAAAAGCAACAGTAAACCAACAAGCCCTCATGTCTTAATGATATAAACACTAGCAACACACATCTATTTCAAAAGTCAAAACACTCAGCATGTTAGAATGTCAGTCTAGTGTTTTTAAGTGTAGCATCATTCATTACTATATCAAAGACAATTCACTTGTAAATCTACAATAACTGAATAAAAAAGCAGGTTTTGCATTTTATCTCTGCCTGAAGTGGGAGACTGAGATGATGACGAGCAGGTTGAGAACAACAGTGAGCAGAGAGACGGAGAACATCACAGCATATAGGACCAGATCCTCGGTCTGAGGAGGTGCAGGCTTCTTGCAGGAGATGTTGATGAGTTGTGGAAAGCAGAGGTCTGCTCCATCCAGGTCCTCCATcttcagagagcagcagctcTCTGCAGCTCTGGAAACTTTGTGACCAAGATGTAGTTTTCTTACTGATGTCTCTCtgaactcctcctcctctgtctctcagcGTCCATTGGACAGTCATGTCCCTCGTCCCTCACTTTGCACATTACAGAACTATCTTCATCTTTTCCCCAAAAACCCCTCCTCTCTTCCCATCTCTCCTTTCCATCTTCTCTGCTACACCAAATCTTATGACGTTCCCACTTGAACTCCTCAGAATCATCAGCTGATGTTTCATGTACAATAACTGAAGTATAATTAATGAAGCCATTCAAAACACTTGAGTCAGCAGTATCTTAAAGTCCCTGTGACACATTTGTAGATCAGGTGATGTCATCAGCATACCGCAACACCACACCGGTGACCTTTTTGGCAAAAATCTGCCAAATCTTCtcgagttttatttaaaaatgagaacaatAGTAGGTAATGTTGAATTTGGCCGGGGAGGCTTGGGGCTTGGCCAAACCAGCGTGGAACAAAGCAGATCCAAAGGACAAAAGAAAGCTGGGAGTGGAACAGATGCGTAGACAAGAGGAACTGTTAAGGGGGGCAAAAGCAGTTGGTCAGACCAAACAGGAGCATTGGTTGAACTGGGAAGGTGTTGAGAAGAGGAAGCTTATCTGGAGGGACCTGTGGTGTATAGAAGAAAGCCGTATTAAATTTCTAATAGGGGCAACATACGATGTGTTGCCAACCCCCCAGAACCTAAGACTCAGGGTAGATGGTGACCAATCGTGCCCGCTGTGCTCAGGTTCTACAAGCTTATAGCATATTTTGTCTGGATGTAGAATTAGCTCATCACAAGGCCGGTATACATGGTGGCATAATGAAGTGCTGAGAAGCTTAGCTGCAGGAATTGATGAGAGGAGAAAGCAGGTGAATTCTGGAGGTTCTAGTAAGGAGAGGTTATTGGTGAAATTAGTTGGAGAGGGGGACAAAGATAAAGGCCTTAAGTCAGGAAGGAGGCAGGAATTGCCTGGTAGGAGCTGGTGATGAGAAATGCAGGTAGATTTAGGAGGAAAGCTTGTTGTTCCCCAAGAAATGGTGTGTACGAATGTGAGGGCAGGCATTGTTTTGtggtctgtgaaggaaaagacaGTGTATTTCATTGAGTTAACAGTCCTGTGGGAAAATTCAGTGGAAGCAGCTTGTGAGGGGAAGAAGGCTGGATATGCAGACTTAAAGACAGAAGCTGAGCAGAGGGGATGGGAAACCAGTTGGTCCAGTTGAGGTGGGGTGTAGGGGCTTTGTTTCAGGGTCAACTATTTCACTTTGGAGGGAGCTGGGAGTGCAGGACAGAGTCTGAGGAAGACGGTGAGGGACATTGCAGATGTGGCTGCTAGATTTAGTCAGTGGATA
This DNA window, taken from Amphiprion ocellaris isolate individual 3 ecotype Okinawa chromosome 11, ASM2253959v1, whole genome shotgun sequence, encodes the following:
- the LOC111570840 gene encoding trace amine-associated receptor 13c-like, coding for MRACWFTVAFLSPSRQLHTPTNILLLSLAVSDFVVGLVIIQFEILVQKACWFLGNIACSMYHYTGFVITSASVGDMVLISVDRYVAICDPLHYHTRITEGRVKLWVCLCWLFSGLYNILFLKTQIGNSCYGECIINIDLIGGTVDFIVTFILPVAAIIFLYMRVFVVAVSQARAMRSHTAAVTLQPSMNLSSKKSELKAAGILGIVVFVFLMCFCPYYFIMLVGGSAFFTVSVFFFLFNCSSCLNPLIYALFYPWFRKAIKLIVTLQILKPDSCEANILQRC